In Primulina eburnea isolate SZY01 chromosome 5, ASM2296580v1, whole genome shotgun sequence, a single window of DNA contains:
- the LOC140832210 gene encoding zinc finger CCCH domain-containing protein 52-like, which translates to MDARKRGRCEFGLSANGGLKKFKQEMDSLSGGIGSKSKPCTKFFSTAGCPFGENCHFLHYVPGGYNAVAKMMNLEPAPTPKTTAPPPPAQSGSAPAAVKSKICNKFNSAEGCKFGDKCHFAHGEWELGKPNEPFQEDPRAGAAFPSRFGARVEPPLLGPAASFGLSATAKISVDASLVGAIIGKGGVNSKQISRQTGAKLAIREHETYPSLRNIELEGTFEQINQASTMVRQLIVNIGSTNVPAKSYGGPGGGFGRGFGGAAAAGGNFKTKLCDNFSKGSCTFGDRCHFAHGEAELRKSVV; encoded by the exons ATGGACGCTCGCAAGAGAGGCAGATGTGAATTCGGACTCAGTGCTAATGGCGGACTCAAGAAATTTAAGCAAG AAATGGACTCCTTATCAGGTGGTATAGGAAGCAAATCGAAGCCATGCACGAAGTTTTTCAG cACTGCTGGTTGCCCATTTGGCGAGAACTGCCATTTCCTTCACTATGTTCCTGGTGGTTATAATGCTGTTGCCAAGATGATGAACCTAGAACCCGCTCCTACCCCGAAAACGACGGCCCCACCACCTCCAGCTCAAAGTGGTTCTGCTCCAGCTGCTGTCAAATCGAAAATATGCAACAAATTCAACTCTGCAGAAGGTTGTAAATTCGGGGATAAATGCCACTTTGCTCATGGAGAGTGGGAGCTTGGAAAACCCAATGAACCATTCCAGGAGGATCCTCGTGCTGGTGCAGCTTTTCCTAGCCGTTTTGGAGCCAGAGTGGAGCCACCACTTTTAGGACCTGCAGCAAGTTTTGGTCTCTCTGCCACTGCCAAAATCAGTGTTGACGCATCCTTAGTGGGTGCCATTATTGGGAAAGGTGGAGTGAATTCCAAGCAGATATCCCGGCAAACAGGAGCCAAGTTAGCCATCCGTGAGCACGAGACTTATCCAAGTCTCAGGAACATCGAGCTTGAGGGTACATTTGAACAAATTAATCAAGCAAGCACAATGGTAAGACAACTTATCGTTAACATCGGTTCCACCAATGTCCCTGCAAAATCATACGGAGGTCCTGGAGGTGGTTTTGGACGTGGCTTTGGAGGTGCAGCTGCTGCAGGTGGCAACTTCAAGACAAAGCTTTGTGACAACTTTTCTAAAGGTTCCTGCACCTTTGGCGATAGGTGCCACTTTGCTCATGGGGAAGCTGAACTACGCAAATCTGTGGTGTGA
- the LOC140832211 gene encoding enoyl-[acyl-carrier-protein] reductase [NADH] 2, chloroplastic-like produces the protein MAANATPSTQIVAQRPAISAWHRISGPSFAHFVSKTKGVTWEKLWSAKQPFSEIFEVNLLKSKRHVIKAMSGASDKQTLPGLPIDLRGKRAFIAGIADDNGYGWAVAKSLAAAGAEILVGTWVPALNIFETSLRRGKFDESRVLPDGSLMEITKVYPLDAVYDCPEDVPEDVKTNKRYSVSDNWTVKEVAESVKKDFGTIDILVHSLANGSEVSKPLLETSRKGYLGAVSASSYSFISLLKHFVPIMNPGGATISLTYIASERIIPGYGGGMSSAKAALESDTKVLAFEAGRKHDIRVNTISAGPLRSRAAKAIGFIDMMIDYSLENAPMQKELTAEEIGNVAAFLASPLASAITGAVIYADNGLNAMGVGVDSPVFKDLDIPRAKQS, from the exons ATGGCTGCGAATGCAACTCCCAGCACCCAAATTGTGGCACAAAGGCCTGCCATTTCTGCATGGCATAGAATTTCAGGACCAAGTTTTGCGCACTTTGTGAGTAAAACCAAAGGAGTGACTTGGGAAAAGCTTTGGTCCGCAAAACAGCCATTTTCAGAAATCTTCGAAGTCAATCTGTTGAAATCTAAAAGGCATGTCATAAAGGCTATGTCAGGAGCAAGCGATAAGCAGACTTTGCCTGGATTGCCAATTGATCTTAGAG GGAAAAGGGCATTTATTGCTGGAATAGCTGACGATAATGGGTACGGTTGGGCAGTAGCAAAATCTCTTGCAGCGGCAGGAGCTGAAATTCTTGTTGGTACATGGGTGCCT GCACTAAATATCTTCGAGACTAGCCTACGACGTGGAAAATTTGATGAATCACGCGT TTTGCCAGATGGTTCTTTGATGGAAATCACAAAAGTCTACCCATTGGATGCAGTTTATGATTGTCCGGAGGATGTTCCGGAAGAT GTCAAAACAAATAAACGTTATTCAGTATCTGACAATTGGACAGTGAAG GAAGTTGCTGAATCAGTGAAAAAGGATTTTGGCACCATTGATATCCTTGTGCATTCACTTGCCAATGGTTCGGAG GTTAGTAAGCCTCTTTTGGAGACATCTAGAAAAGGTTATCTAGGGGCCGTCTCAGCATCAAGCTATTCTTTCATTTCTCTTCTCAAACATTTTGTTCCCATCATGAATCCAG GTGGTGCTACAATATCTCTAACATACATTGCATCCGAAAGGATAATACCGGG ATATGGAGGTGGCATGAGTTCTGCAAAGGCTGCACTGGAGAGTGACACCAAG GTGCTGGCTTTTGAAGCTGGAAGAAAACACGACATCAGAGTCAACACCATATCTGCAG GCCCATTGAGAAGTCGTGCTGCAAAAGCTATTGGTTTCATTGACATGATGATCGACTATTCATTGGAGAACGCCCCCATGcagaaggaattaactgcag AGGAGATTGGGAATGTTGCTGCTTTTCTTGCATCCCCATTGGCTTCAGCTATCACCGGTGCTGTTATTTATGCGGATAATGGTCTCAACGCTATGGGGGTTGGGGTCGACAGCCCGGTTTTTAAAGATCTCGACATCCCTAGAGCTAAACAAAGTTAG
- the LOC140831867 gene encoding uncharacterized protein has translation MKASIKFRDDRKPLLRAKIPVNIMNFPIQSGVAVGETKELCLNFSTFFDSGPSLKFSYRPNDAQNPFTFVFKTGMGHFGSPNRSPLNMSAEFNLIGSRKPCFFIHFKPDFGDFTLKKSHSSEFVKGLGGEKFEDGVASGEGFVSNGYLKGTGFFSSSAESKTAEGVVSGLLRGAEMSARTALPIPDFAMLNFRWGFSRHETAAADTDAVMVGKRGDRPIGIGLPLLVMNKIGIEHITKSKPTGEKTEPGPRYAEVADAWLDMKNQMEQIQAESGLLSKALRDLRSDIAAGKMNFLPYDWNNYSTGI, from the coding sequence ATGAAGGCTTCGATCAAGTTTCGAGATGACCGGAAGCCTCTGTTGAGAGCTAAAATCCCAGTAAACATCATGAACTTCCCGATTCAATCGGGAGTTGCTGTCGGAGAAACCAAGGAATTATGCCTCAATTTCTCTACTTTCTTTGATTCTGGCCCTTCCCTCAAATTCTCGTATCGTCCGAACGATGCTCAGAACCCTTTTACCTTCGTTTTCAAGACTGGGATGGGGCATTTCGGATCCCCCAACAGGAGCCCTCTGAACATGAGCGCCGAATTTAACTTGATTGGCAGCCGAAAGCCTTGttttttcatccatttcaaacCCGACTTCGGCGATTTCACACTCAAGAAATCGCACTCCTCCGAGTTTGTCAAGGGTCTCGGTGGCGAGAAGTTCGAAGACGGCGTGGCGAGTGGGGAAGGTTTTGTGAGTAACGGGTATTTAAAGGGGACTGGGTTCTTCTCCTCGTCCGCTGAGTCCAAGACGGCGGAAGGGGTGGTGAGTGGTTTGTTGAGAGGTGCCGAGATGAGCGCTAGAACAGCGTTACCCATTCCAGATTTCGCCATGTTGAACTTCCGATGGGGGTTTTCGCGGCATGAGACTGCAGCTGCGGACACGGACGCGGTGATGGTGGGTAAGAGGGGTGATCGGCCTATAGGTATCGGGCTGCCGCTCTTGGTGATGAACAAAATAGGAATCGAGCATATCACAAAATCAAAACCGACAGGAGAGAAAACAGAGCCTGGCCCCAGGTATGCTGAAGTAGCAGACGCATGGTTGGACATGAAGAATCAGATGGAGCAAATTCAAGCTGAGAGTGGCCTTCTGAGCAAGGCCTTGCGTGATCTGAGGTCAGACATAGCTGCCGGAAAAATGAACTTTTTACCGTATGACTGGAATAATTACTCCACCGGCATCTAA
- the LOC140831868 gene encoding uncharacterized mitochondrial protein AtMg00310-like: MLSLYEKASGQLINFDKSALSFSPNTTEDEVNTIKQMLSVRVVQGHDLYLGLPTFSTRQKKMQFQYLIERIVERIKGWGSKTYSAGGKEILIKSVLQSIPSYAMSCFRIPKSILEAIEKECSDFWWGKVDEKKRMHWKKWNSLCKPKCLGGMGFRHMEAFNKALLAKQIWRLMTMSDSMVVRVLKARYFKHQDIMKATIESNPSFIWRSLLWSRQLIEKGLSWRVGNGQKIQTFRPSLVSLIRV, translated from the coding sequence ATGCTTTCACTTTATGAAAAGGCTTCAGGACAACTGATTAACTTCGACAAATCCGCATTATCGTTTAGCCCCAATACAACCGAGGATGAGGTCAATACAATCAAACAGATGCTTTCTGTCCGAGTTGTGCAGGGACATGATTTGTACTTGGGTCTACCGACGTTCTCTACCCGACAAAAAAAGATGCAATTTCAATATCTCATCGAGCGAATTGTGGAGCGAATAAAAGGGTGGGGCAGTAAGACCTATTCAGCTGGAGGCAAAGAAATCTTAATCAAATCTGTTCTACAATCAATACCGTCGTATGCTATGTCGTGCTTCCGCATTCCGAAATCTATCTTAGAGGCCATTGAAAAAGAGTGCTCGGACTTCTGGTGGGGCAAGGTAGATGAAAAGAAGAGAATGCATTGGAAAAAATGGAACTCCCTATGCAAACCAAAGTGCTTAGGGGGTATGGGCTTTCGGCACATGGAAGCATTTAACAAAGCTCTGTTGGCGAAACAAATTTGGAGACTAATGACTATGTCAGATTCTATGGTTGTGCGTGTCCTGAAAGCGAGATACTTCAAGCACCAAGACATTATGAAAGCTACAATCGAGAGCAACCCATCCTTCATATGGCGATCATTACTATGGAGTAGGCAGCTGATAGAAAAAGGGCTCAGTTGGAGAGTAGGTAATGGACAGAAGATTCAAACATTTAGGCCCAGTTTGGTTAGCTTGATTAGGGTCTGA
- the LOC140831869 gene encoding uncharacterized protein produces MSVSTLIQGGAWNDSLIHQLFPSYIAGEILNIPIAGDLSEDSIFWRQGPKGRYSVRDGYKREIGCYEVPPNCSEIQARSWWKSLWALSIPPKARIFWWRAMHNIIPTEVNLLTHHVPVQGQCQLCNFGFDTTEHALFWCPLIKSCWKGTIFKSLLQRAHKANIVDIFLWMKEQVNHEEFESFAIRTWAVWHERLQLLHKNKRNFTSADTDWSIHLLNAYKEARKAIGIAPSQSLHSKSRRWKNPETNQFRLETDAAYNANLNRFSVGGAIRDHEGKIVLAFGHQTKKTPSVEYAELEAMREGLKKVKEFSLQIQEVTSDSLLAVQAVTSPEEDLSYTGAIAHEVRTLLSDLRGIKVNHVRRSANVVAHSIACFAISSPAPFVWDLENLPFWLVNLVSSDTIDS; encoded by the coding sequence ATGTCAGTGAGTACTCTCATCCAGGGAGGAGCATGGAATGATTCATTGATTCATCAGCTTTTCCCTTCCTATATTGCTGGTGAAATACTGAACATCCCAATAGCAGGTGATCTATCAGAGGACTCAATATTCTGGAGACAAGGACCGAAAGGACGCTACTCGGTGCGGGACGGGTACAAGCGGGAAATCGGTTGCTATGAAGTCCCACCGAATTGCTCTGAAATCCAAGCAAGGAGTTGGTGGAAATCCTTATGGGCACTCTCGATCCCACCGAAAGCTCGTATCTTCTGGTGGAGAGCAATGCATAACATAATCCCAACCGAGGTAAATCTCTTGACTCACCATGTTCCAGTCCAGGGCCAATGCCAGCTCTGTAACTTTGGGTTTGATACAACTGAACATGCCTTATTCTGGTGCCCGTTAATTAAATCATGTTGGAAAGGTACTATTTTCAAATCACTTCTCCAAAGAGCTCATAAAGCCAATATAGTGGATATTTTCCTATGGATGAAAGAGCAAGTCAATCATGAGGAATTCGAATCCTTTGCGATCCGCACCTGGGCAGTTTGGCATGAAAGATTACAGCTGCTGCACAAGAATAAACGAAACTTCACTAGTGCTGACACAGATTGGAGCATTCACCTGTTGAACGCATATAAAGAAGCTCGCAAAGCGATTGGTATTGCACCGTCTCAGAGCTTACACAGCAAAAGCAGAAGGTGGAAAAATCCAGAGACTAACCAATTTCGCCTAGAAACAGATGCGGCCTACAATGCAAACTTAAATAGGTTCTCGGTGGGTGGAGCAATCCGTGATCATGAAGGAAAGATCGTACTTGCGTTTGGACATCAAACTAAAAAGACCCCATCAGTTGAGTATGCAGAACTGGAAGCCATGAGAGAGGGACTCAAAAAGGTGAAAGAATTCTCCCTACAGATTCAAGAAGTCACTTCGGACTCCTTACTGGCGGTGCAAGCAGTCACCTCCCCAGAGGAGGACTTAAGTTATACAGGTGCAATTGCACATGAAGTTCGTACGCTACTTTCGGACCTTCGTGGGATTAAAGTTAATCATGTACGAAGATCAGCTAATGTAGTTGCTCATTCCATTGCTTGTTTTGCTATTTCTTCCCCTGCTCCCTTTGTTTGGGATCTTGAGAACCTTCCATTTTGGTTGGTAAATCTTGTATCTTCTGACACGATTGATTCTTAA